A section of the Saccharopolyspora gregorii genome encodes:
- a CDS encoding FadD3 family acyl-CoA ligase: protein MDVPETVPAALDLAAERFAERSAVVDPVLRLTFRELREQVRELAGFLLAEGVRAGDRVALNSPNTGHWVVAALAALHVGAVLVPINTRFTPAETRDVLVRSSASALVVADTFLGRDRLRELRAQGGEPTGTPVPGLPALRTVLRIPVEGAAAPLPRCADWAEAGGRSLPADRVDEAAARVRGTDPSDLLYTSGTTGRSKGVLSAHRQALAVADAWATCGRVDEADRYLVVNPFFHSFGYKAGILVCLLRGAAIVPVPVFDTRAVLELVHRERITVLPGPPTVYQSILDDPARAEHDLSSLRLAVTGAASVPRVLVERMQRELSFDTVLTAYGLTEAVVATMCRPEDDDAVVATTCGRPTAGFELRIAGADGRPLPTGEVGEVLLRGPNTMLGYRDEPAQTRAAVDADGWLHTGDLGRVDRAGRLTITDRLKDMYVCGGFNVYPAEVEQAIARLPGVTETAVVGVPDARLGEVGKAYVVAAPGHRLTADEVLAHCREHLANFKLPRHVEFRAALPRTPTGKVRKPDLR, encoded by the coding sequence GTGGACGTCCCGGAGACGGTGCCCGCCGCCCTCGACCTCGCCGCCGAGCGGTTCGCCGAGCGCTCCGCCGTCGTCGACCCGGTGCTGCGGCTGACCTTCCGGGAGCTGCGCGAGCAGGTCCGCGAGCTGGCGGGTTTCCTGCTCGCCGAAGGCGTCCGGGCCGGGGACCGGGTGGCGCTGAACTCGCCGAACACCGGGCACTGGGTGGTGGCGGCGCTGGCCGCGCTGCACGTGGGCGCGGTGCTGGTGCCGATCAACACCCGGTTCACCCCGGCCGAGACCCGCGACGTGCTGGTGCGCAGCTCGGCGAGCGCACTGGTGGTGGCCGACACCTTCCTCGGGCGGGACCGGCTGCGGGAGCTGCGCGCGCAGGGAGGTGAGCCGACCGGCACCCCGGTGCCCGGCCTGCCCGCGCTGCGCACGGTCCTGCGCATCCCGGTGGAGGGCGCCGCGGCACCGCTGCCGCGCTGCGCGGACTGGGCCGAGGCCGGTGGCCGCTCGCTCCCGGCCGACCGGGTGGACGAGGCCGCCGCCCGGGTGCGCGGCACCGATCCCAGCGACCTGCTCTACACCTCCGGGACCACCGGGCGCAGCAAGGGCGTGCTCAGCGCGCACCGCCAGGCCCTCGCCGTCGCCGACGCGTGGGCGACCTGCGGGCGCGTCGACGAGGCGGACCGGTACCTGGTGGTGAACCCGTTCTTCCACAGCTTCGGCTACAAGGCGGGCATCCTGGTGTGCCTGCTGCGCGGGGCGGCGATCGTGCCGGTGCCGGTGTTCGACACCCGCGCGGTGCTGGAACTGGTGCACCGCGAGCGGATCACCGTGCTGCCCGGGCCGCCCACCGTCTACCAGTCCATCTTGGACGATCCGGCGCGCGCCGAGCACGACCTCTCCAGCCTGCGGCTGGCCGTCACCGGTGCGGCCTCGGTGCCGCGGGTGCTGGTGGAGCGGATGCAGCGGGAGCTCAGCTTCGACACCGTGCTCACCGCCTACGGACTGACCGAGGCCGTGGTCGCGACCATGTGCCGCCCGGAGGACGACGACGCGGTGGTCGCCACCACCTGCGGGCGCCCCACCGCCGGCTTCGAACTGCGCATCGCGGGCGCCGACGGCCGCCCCCTGCCCACCGGCGAGGTCGGCGAGGTGCTGCTGCGCGGCCCGAACACGATGCTCGGCTACCGGGACGAACCGGCGCAGACCCGCGCCGCCGTCGACGCGGACGGCTGGCTGCACACCGGCGACCTCGGCCGGGTGGACCGCGCGGGCAGGCTCACCATCACCGACCGGCTCAAGGACATGTACGTCTGCGGCGGGTTCAACGTGTACCCGGCCGAGGTCGAGCAGGCGATCGCGCGGCTGCCCGGCGTAACCGAGACCGCGGTGGTCGGCGTGCCCGATGCCCGCCTCGGCGAGGTCGGGAAGGCCTACGTGGTCGCCGCCCCCGGCCACCGGCTCACCGCCGACGAGGTCCTGGCCCACTGCCGCGAGCACCTCGCCAACTTCAAGCTCCCCCGCCACGTCGAGTTCCGCGCCGCACTCCCCCGCACCCCCACCGGCAAGGTCCGCAAACCCGACCTGCGGTGA
- a CDS encoding thiolase domain-containing protein translates to MTDSDVAVVGFAQAPNVRATSGTTNGVEMLVPVFEELLSGTGMRTEDVGFWCSGSSDYLAGRAFSFIAAIDAIGAFPPINESHVEMDAAWALYEAWVKIRTGEVDTALVYGFGKSSAGELRRVLAMQLDPYFAAPLWPDSVGVAGLQARLGLESGAFAEQDMAEVAARSRADAEQNPHAQLSGRVLVAELLARPYLADPLRAHDCAPITDGASAVLLASAGRARELRDRPAWITGVEHRIESAELGGRDLTASPSTADAGRAAGAEGVELAELHAPFTHQELLLRDALGLDGSVRINPSGGALCGNPMFAAGLTRIGEAARRVWSGEAGKVLAHATSGPALQQNLVCVMEG, encoded by the coding sequence ATGACCGACAGCGATGTGGCCGTCGTGGGTTTCGCCCAGGCGCCGAACGTCCGCGCCACCAGCGGCACCACGAACGGCGTGGAGATGCTGGTGCCGGTGTTCGAGGAACTGCTCTCCGGCACTGGGATGCGCACGGAGGACGTGGGCTTCTGGTGCTCGGGTTCGTCGGACTACCTGGCGGGCCGGGCGTTCTCGTTCATCGCGGCGATCGACGCGATCGGCGCGTTCCCGCCGATCAACGAGTCGCACGTGGAGATGGACGCGGCGTGGGCGCTGTACGAGGCGTGGGTGAAGATCCGCACCGGCGAGGTGGACACGGCGCTGGTGTACGGCTTCGGCAAGTCCTCGGCGGGTGAGCTGCGGCGGGTGCTGGCGATGCAGCTGGATCCGTACTTCGCCGCGCCGCTGTGGCCGGACTCGGTGGGCGTCGCCGGGTTGCAGGCGCGGCTCGGCCTCGAGTCCGGGGCGTTCGCCGAGCAGGACATGGCGGAGGTGGCGGCCCGCTCGCGCGCCGACGCCGAGCAGAACCCGCACGCGCAGCTGTCCGGCCGGGTGCTGGTCGCGGAGCTGCTGGCGCGGCCGTACCTGGCGGATCCGCTGCGCGCGCACGACTGCGCGCCGATCACCGACGGAGCCTCGGCGGTGCTGCTGGCGAGCGCGGGGCGGGCCCGGGAACTGCGGGACCGCCCGGCGTGGATCACCGGGGTGGAACACCGCATCGAGTCGGCCGAGCTGGGCGGCCGGGACCTCACCGCTTCACCGTCCACCGCGGACGCGGGGCGGGCAGCGGGCGCCGAGGGCGTCGAGCTCGCCGAGCTGCACGCGCCGTTCACCCACCAGGAGCTGCTGCTGCGCGACGCCCTCGGCCTCGACGGGTCGGTGCGGATCAACCCCTCGGGCGGGGCGTTGTGCGGCAATCCGATGTTCGCCGCCGGGCTCACCCGGATCGGCGAGGCGGCGCGGCGGGTGTGGTCGGGCGAGGCGGGAAAGGTCCTCGCGCACGCCACCAGCGGACCCGCGTTGCAGCAGAACCTCGTGTGCGTGATGGAGGGCTGA
- a CDS encoding thiolase domain-containing protein — MGKQIAAVLGTGQTRHASRRTDVSMAGLCREAVDRAMADAEVGWDEVDAVVVGKAPDLFEGVMMPELVLADALGATGKPLLRVHTAGSVGGSTANVAASLVQAGVHRRVLAVAFEKQSESNAMWALSIMPPFSMPVGAGAGGYFAPHVRSYIRRSGAPPHIGAMVAVKDRRNGSRNPWAHVRQADLTVESVLASQMLWDPIRYDETCPSSDGACAMVLGDEHAAAATGRPVAWIHATAMRTEPTTFAGRDQVSPQAGRDAAAALWAQGGINDPMSEVDVAELYVPFSWFEPMWLENLGFAAEGEGWKLTEAGETAIGGRLPVNPSGGVLSSNPIGASGMLRFAEAAMQVMGRAGEHQVDGARTALGHAYGGGSQYFSMWVVGAARPGER; from the coding sequence ATGGGCAAGCAGATCGCCGCGGTGCTCGGAACCGGCCAGACCCGGCACGCCAGCCGCCGCACCGACGTGTCGATGGCCGGGTTGTGCCGGGAGGCGGTGGACCGGGCGATGGCCGACGCCGAGGTCGGCTGGGACGAGGTGGACGCGGTCGTCGTCGGCAAGGCCCCCGACCTATTCGAGGGCGTGATGATGCCGGAGCTGGTGCTCGCCGATGCGTTGGGCGCCACCGGGAAACCGCTGCTGCGGGTGCACACCGCCGGTTCCGTGGGCGGCTCGACGGCGAACGTGGCGGCGAGCCTGGTGCAGGCCGGGGTGCACCGCCGGGTGCTGGCGGTGGCGTTCGAGAAGCAGTCCGAGTCGAACGCCATGTGGGCGCTGTCGATCATGCCGCCGTTCTCGATGCCGGTGGGCGCGGGCGCGGGCGGCTACTTCGCCCCGCACGTGCGCTCCTACATCCGCCGTTCCGGCGCCCCGCCGCACATCGGGGCGATGGTGGCGGTGAAGGACCGGCGCAACGGCAGCCGCAACCCGTGGGCGCACGTGCGGCAGGCGGACTTGACGGTGGAGTCGGTGCTGGCCTCGCAGATGCTGTGGGACCCGATCCGCTACGACGAGACCTGCCCGTCCTCGGACGGGGCGTGCGCGATGGTGCTCGGCGACGAGCACGCCGCTGCGGCCACCGGCCGCCCGGTGGCGTGGATCCACGCCACCGCGATGCGCACCGAGCCGACCACGTTCGCCGGCCGCGACCAGGTGAGCCCGCAGGCCGGGCGGGACGCGGCGGCGGCGCTCTGGGCGCAGGGCGGCATCAACGATCCGATGTCCGAAGTGGACGTCGCCGAGCTCTACGTGCCGTTCTCCTGGTTCGAGCCGATGTGGCTGGAGAACCTGGGTTTCGCCGCCGAAGGCGAGGGCTGGAAGCTCACCGAGGCGGGCGAGACCGCGATCGGCGGCAGGCTGCCGGTGAACCCGTCCGGTGGTGTGCTGTCGTCGAACCCGATCGGCGCCTCCGGGATGCTGCGGTTCGCCGAGGCGGCGATGCAGGTGATGGGCCGGGCGGGCGAGCACCAGGTGGACGGGGCGCGCACCGCGCTCGGGCACGCCTACGGCGGGGGCTCGCAATACTTCTCGATGTGGGTCGTGGGCGCCGCGCGGCCCGGGGAGCGCTGA
- a CDS encoding steroid 3-ketoacyl-CoA thiolase, with translation MGTPVIVDAARTPIGRRRGALSGLHPAELLGVAQRGLLDRAGLAPELVEQVIGGCVTQAGAQAGNITRTSWLHAGLPETTGCTTVDAQCGSAQQAAHLVAGLISTGAVDVGIACGVEAMSRVPLGANLGTEAGRPRPDSWDLDLPNQYLAADRIAERRGLDRAEVDLFGLRSQRLARAAWDEGRFARETVPTRAPAPDGGTHLVTRDEGLRETSAEALAGLKPVLDAGFHTAGTASQISDGAAAVLLADADRAAALGLRPRARIVAQCLVGAEPYYHLDGPVQATARVLERSGMKIGDIDLFEVNEAFASVVLSWAAVHRPDLERVNVNGGAIALGHPVGATGARLITSALHELERRDASTALITMCAGGALSTGTIIERI, from the coding sequence GTGGGCACTCCGGTGATCGTGGACGCGGCACGCACTCCGATCGGCAGGCGCCGGGGCGCGCTCTCCGGCCTGCACCCCGCGGAACTGCTCGGGGTCGCCCAGCGCGGCCTGCTCGACCGGGCCGGCCTCGCCCCGGAACTCGTCGAGCAGGTCATCGGCGGCTGCGTCACCCAGGCGGGCGCGCAGGCCGGCAACATCACCCGCACCTCCTGGCTGCACGCGGGCCTGCCCGAGACGACCGGCTGCACCACCGTCGACGCCCAGTGCGGCTCGGCCCAGCAGGCCGCGCACCTGGTCGCCGGGCTGATCAGCACCGGCGCCGTGGACGTCGGCATCGCCTGCGGCGTGGAGGCGATGAGCCGGGTGCCGCTGGGCGCCAACCTCGGCACCGAGGCGGGACGGCCGCGCCCCGACAGCTGGGACCTCGACCTGCCGAACCAGTACCTGGCCGCCGACCGCATCGCCGAACGGCGCGGCCTGGACCGCGCCGAGGTGGACCTGTTCGGGCTGCGCTCGCAACGGCTCGCCCGCGCCGCCTGGGACGAAGGCCGGTTCGCCCGCGAGACCGTGCCGACCCGCGCCCCCGCCCCCGACGGCGGCACCCACCTGGTCACCCGGGACGAGGGACTGCGCGAGACCAGCGCGGAAGCGCTCGCCGGGCTGAAACCCGTGCTGGACGCCGGATTCCACACCGCGGGCACGGCCTCGCAGATCTCCGACGGCGCCGCCGCGGTGCTGCTCGCCGACGCCGACCGGGCCGCCGCGCTCGGCCTGCGCCCGCGGGCCCGGATCGTCGCGCAGTGCCTCGTCGGCGCCGAGCCGTACTACCACCTGGACGGGCCGGTGCAGGCCACCGCGAGGGTGCTGGAGCGGTCCGGGATGAAGATCGGCGACATCGACCTGTTCGAGGTGAACGAGGCGTTCGCCTCCGTCGTGCTGTCCTGGGCCGCGGTGCACCGGCCCGACCTGGAGCGGGTGAACGTCAACGGCGGCGCGATCGCGCTGGGCCACCCGGTCGGCGCCACCGGAGCTCGGCTGATCACCAGTGCACTGCACGAGCTGGAACGGCGGGACGCGAGCACCGCGCTGATCACGATGTGCGCGGGCGGCGCCCTGTCCACCGGGACCATCATCGAGCGGATCTGA
- a CDS encoding Zn-ribbon domain-containing OB-fold protein, with translation MTEIAEPLSAPLEVGFDYTRSPGPVLGRFAAGLRQRRITGVRGSDGRVHVPAVEHDPVTAAPLDEFVEVGDTGTVRSWSWIPEPLEGQPLPHGFAWALVRLDGADTALLHAVDAGSADRMRTGMRVRARWAAERVGGIRDIACFDPVPDGPDSPGDADSPDDAGAPGDTTSAAPRDDSGLEPVQLLTTPIHLHYRHSASPEESRYLRGLAEGRLLGQRCPACRKVYIPPRGACPTDGVPTEQEVELPDTGIVTTFCIVNVPFLGQRITPPYVAAYVLLDGADIAFLHLVLGCAAEEVRMGMRVRAEWKPRAEWDTTLRNIDHFRPSGEPDAPYESYAHHL, from the coding sequence GTGACCGAGATCGCGGAACCGCTCAGCGCCCCGCTCGAAGTCGGCTTCGACTACACCCGTTCGCCGGGCCCCGTGCTCGGCCGCTTCGCCGCCGGGTTGCGGCAGCGGCGGATCACCGGGGTGCGCGGCTCGGACGGCCGGGTGCACGTGCCCGCCGTCGAGCACGACCCGGTCACCGCCGCCCCGCTCGACGAGTTCGTCGAGGTCGGCGACACCGGGACGGTGCGCAGCTGGTCGTGGATCCCGGAACCGCTCGAAGGCCAGCCGCTGCCGCACGGGTTCGCCTGGGCGCTGGTGCGGCTGGACGGGGCGGACACCGCGCTGCTGCACGCGGTGGACGCCGGTTCGGCGGACCGGATGCGCACCGGGATGCGGGTGCGGGCGCGGTGGGCGGCGGAACGGGTCGGCGGCATCCGGGACATCGCCTGCTTCGACCCGGTTCCCGACGGTCCCGATTCCCCCGGCGACGCCGATTCGCCCGATGATGCCGGTGCGCCCGGCGACACCACCTCCGCCGCACCGCGGGACGACTCCGGCCTCGAACCCGTGCAGCTGCTGACCACCCCGATCCACCTGCACTACCGGCATTCCGCCTCCCCGGAGGAGAGCCGCTACCTGCGCGGCCTCGCCGAGGGCCGGTTGCTGGGCCAGCGGTGCCCGGCCTGCCGCAAGGTCTACATCCCGCCGCGCGGCGCCTGCCCCACCGACGGCGTGCCCACCGAGCAGGAGGTGGAGCTGCCGGACACCGGGATCGTCACGACGTTCTGCATCGTCAACGTCCCGTTCCTGGGCCAGCGCATCACCCCGCCCTACGTCGCGGCCTACGTGCTGCTCGACGGTGCGGACATCGCGTTCCTGCACCTGGTGCTGGGCTGCGCGGCCGAGGAGGTCCGGATGGGCATGCGGGTGCGGGCCGAGTGGAAGCCGCGCGCCGAGTGGGACACGACGCTGCGCAACATCGACCACTTCCGCCCGTCCGGCGAACCGGACGCGCCGTACGAGTCCTACGCCCACCACCTGTGA
- a CDS encoding TIGR03619 family F420-dependent LLM class oxidoreductase → MEFTLSVAMCPLPELTALARAAEEAGFAAIALPDSLFYSEHVAADYPYTPDGERMWTEETPWTDPLVAAAAMGAVTERLRFYTSVLKLGPRNPLLLARQVASVAALTGDRFGLGVGIGWTPEEFEWCGAPFERRGARVDEAIDVLRLVLGGGMVEHHGEFFDFGRLRMSPAPGRPVPIYVGGHTERALRRAASRGDGWSSAMMRISELRTTIARLAELRAEFGREAEPFEIQAVCVDRFGADGYREQAAAGVTDAIVVPWVLDGHGFDADLAVKRDSLERFAEQVIRPLAAG, encoded by the coding sequence ATGGAGTTCACGTTGTCCGTGGCCATGTGCCCGCTGCCGGAGCTGACCGCGCTGGCGCGCGCGGCGGAGGAGGCCGGGTTCGCCGCGATCGCGCTGCCGGACTCGCTGTTCTACTCCGAGCACGTCGCCGCCGACTACCCGTACACCCCCGACGGCGAGCGGATGTGGACCGAGGAGACGCCGTGGACCGATCCGCTGGTGGCGGCCGCGGCGATGGGCGCGGTGACCGAGCGGCTGCGGTTCTACACCTCGGTGCTGAAGCTGGGGCCGCGGAATCCGCTGCTGCTGGCGCGGCAGGTGGCGTCGGTGGCGGCGCTGACCGGGGACCGGTTCGGCTTGGGCGTCGGCATCGGCTGGACGCCGGAGGAGTTCGAGTGGTGCGGGGCGCCGTTCGAGCGGCGCGGTGCGCGGGTGGACGAGGCGATCGACGTGCTGCGGCTGGTGCTCGGCGGCGGGATGGTGGAGCACCACGGCGAGTTCTTCGACTTCGGCCGGTTGCGCATGTCCCCCGCCCCCGGCCGGCCGGTGCCGATCTACGTGGGCGGGCACACCGAGCGGGCGCTGCGGCGGGCGGCGTCGCGCGGTGACGGCTGGTCCTCGGCGATGATGCGGATCTCCGAGCTGCGCACCACCATCGCCCGGCTCGCCGAGCTGCGCGCGGAGTTCGGCCGCGAGGCGGAGCCCTTCGAGATCCAGGCGGTGTGCGTGGACCGGTTCGGCGCGGACGGCTACCGGGAGCAGGCGGCGGCGGGCGTGACCGATGCGATCGTGGTGCCGTGGGTGCTCGACGGCCACGGTTTCGACGCGGACCTCGCGGTGAAGCGGGACTCGCTGGAGCGCTTCGCCGAGCAGGTCATCCGTCCGTTGGCGGCCGGATGA
- a CDS encoding RidA family protein, which translates to MAITLVNPDGLPEVELYRQVSVATGSKLVFVAGQVARDEHGNPVGTGDVAAQVEQVYLNVATALAAAGASFADVAKLTAYLVDWTPEKFEQFMAGRARASAKLGGAALPPFTGIGVAALAEPDMLIELEATAVLD; encoded by the coding sequence ATGGCCATCACGCTGGTGAACCCGGACGGGCTGCCGGAGGTCGAGCTGTACCGGCAGGTGTCGGTCGCCACCGGGTCGAAGCTGGTGTTCGTGGCCGGGCAGGTCGCCCGCGACGAGCACGGGAACCCGGTCGGGACGGGCGATGTCGCCGCGCAGGTCGAGCAGGTCTACCTCAACGTCGCCACCGCGCTGGCGGCGGCGGGCGCCTCGTTCGCGGACGTGGCGAAGCTGACCGCCTACCTGGTGGACTGGACGCCGGAGAAGTTCGAGCAGTTCATGGCGGGGCGGGCGCGGGCGAGCGCGAAGCTGGGCGGGGCCGCGCTGCCCCCGTTCACCGGCATCGGGGTGGCCGCCCTAGCAGAACCGGACATGCTCATAGAACTAGAAGCAACGGCAGTCCTCGACTGA
- a CDS encoding nuclear transport factor 2 family protein, with amino-acid sequence MSGPEATRRGSVRWDATEAEHPARRAARASMAAVARGAKADWLALFAADALVQDPVGPSPLDPSGQGHRGTAAIGAFWDSVIAGAASLHFHVHDSFAAGSEVANTGRIRTHLPDGATMDADGVFLYRVDDSGLLISMRAFWEFDRAMATLTPNP; translated from the coding sequence ATGAGCGGCCCGGAGGCGACGAGGCGCGGTTCGGTGCGGTGGGACGCGACGGAGGCGGAGCACCCGGCGCGGCGGGCGGCGCGGGCCTCGATGGCGGCGGTGGCGCGCGGCGCGAAGGCGGATTGGCTGGCGCTGTTCGCCGCGGACGCGCTGGTGCAGGACCCGGTCGGCCCGTCCCCGCTGGACCCGTCCGGGCAGGGACATCGGGGCACGGCGGCGATCGGCGCGTTCTGGGACTCGGTGATCGCGGGGGCGGCGAGCCTGCACTTCCACGTGCACGACTCGTTCGCCGCCGGCTCGGAGGTCGCCAACACCGGCCGCATCCGCACCCACCTCCCCGACGGCGCGACGATGGACGCCGACGGCGTCTTCCTCTACCGCGTGGACGACAGCGGTCTGCTCATCTCGATGCGAGCCTTCTGGGAATTCGACCGAGCAATGGCAACCCTCACCCCGAACCCCTGA
- a CDS encoding winged helix-turn-helix transcriptional regulator, which produces MGTENFTSPLGDEADLRRADSLAREIFTEVANKWAFLIIDLLGEGSLRFSELRGRIDGISHKMLTQNLRMLERNGLLERTVHPVVPPRVDYELTEPGRALRQVVHGMCDWTHTHLAAIEAARRGFGG; this is translated from the coding sequence ATGGGAACCGAGAACTTCACCAGCCCGCTCGGGGACGAGGCGGACCTGCGGCGCGCCGACTCGCTCGCGCGGGAGATCTTCACCGAGGTCGCCAACAAGTGGGCGTTCCTCATCATCGACCTGCTCGGAGAGGGCAGCCTGCGCTTCAGCGAGCTGCGCGGGCGGATCGACGGCATCAGCCACAAGATGCTCACCCAGAACCTGCGGATGCTGGAGCGCAACGGCCTGCTGGAACGCACCGTGCACCCGGTGGTGCCGCCGCGGGTGGACTACGAGCTCACCGAACCGGGGCGGGCGTTGCGGCAGGTGGTGCACGGGATGTGCGACTGGACCCACACCCACCTAGCGGCCATCGAAGCCGCCCGCCGGGGGTTCGGGGGATAG
- a CDS encoding cytochrome P450: protein MVCPHIPPGFDFTDPDLYAERLPMREFAELRRTAPVWWNPLPRGKAGYDDEGYWVVSRHAEVKEVSRRSDVYSSWENTAITRFTSEMNREQIEMQRLILLNMDPPEHTKLRGIVARGFTPRAINGLRDALRERAERIVETAFTGSTGDFVTDVACELPLQAIAELLGVPQEHRKNIFDWSNQMIAYDDPEYSIDPAAAATELLGYSMGMAEQRRGCPMDDIVTKLVQADVDGHALSDDEFGFFVLLLAVAGNETTRNAITHGMLAMLDHPEQWELFKEQRPATTADEIVRWATPVMSFQRTALADTELNGVAIGRGERVAMFYSSANFDPEVFDEPERFDITRDPNPHVGFGGTGAHYCLGANLARLEIDLIFQAIADRMPGIAKAGEPRRLRSGWLNGIKELQVRYR from the coding sequence GTGGTCTGCCCCCACATCCCGCCCGGCTTCGACTTCACCGACCCCGACCTCTACGCCGAACGGCTGCCCATGCGCGAGTTCGCCGAACTCCGGCGCACCGCACCGGTGTGGTGGAACCCGCTGCCCCGCGGCAAGGCCGGCTACGACGACGAGGGCTACTGGGTGGTGAGCAGGCACGCCGAGGTCAAGGAGGTCTCGCGCCGCAGCGACGTGTACTCCTCCTGGGAGAACACCGCGATCACCCGCTTCACCTCCGAGATGAACCGCGAGCAGATCGAGATGCAGCGGTTGATCCTGCTCAACATGGACCCGCCCGAGCACACCAAGCTGCGCGGCATCGTCGCCCGCGGCTTCACCCCGCGCGCCATCAACGGCCTCCGCGACGCGCTGCGGGAACGCGCCGAACGCATCGTCGAGACCGCGTTCACCGGCAGCACCGGCGACTTCGTCACCGACGTCGCCTGCGAACTCCCGCTGCAGGCCATCGCCGAACTGCTCGGTGTGCCGCAGGAGCACCGCAAGAACATCTTCGACTGGTCCAACCAGATGATCGCCTACGACGACCCCGAGTACTCCATCGACCCGGCCGCCGCCGCCACCGAACTGCTCGGCTACAGCATGGGCATGGCCGAGCAGCGCCGCGGCTGCCCGATGGACGACATCGTCACCAAGCTCGTGCAGGCCGACGTGGACGGGCACGCGCTCAGCGACGACGAGTTCGGCTTCTTCGTGCTGCTGCTCGCGGTCGCGGGCAACGAGACCACCCGCAACGCCATCACCCACGGCATGCTCGCCATGCTCGACCACCCCGAGCAGTGGGAGCTGTTCAAGGAGCAGCGCCCCGCCACCACCGCCGACGAGATCGTGCGCTGGGCGACCCCGGTGATGTCCTTCCAGCGCACCGCGCTCGCCGACACCGAGCTGAACGGGGTGGCGATCGGGCGCGGCGAGCGGGTCGCGATGTTCTACAGCTCCGCCAACTTCGACCCCGAGGTCTTCGACGAACCGGAGCGCTTCGACATCACCCGCGACCCCAACCCGCACGTCGGGTTCGGCGGCACCGGCGCGCACTACTGCCTCGGGGCGAACCTGGCCCGGCTGGAGATCGACCTCATCTTCCAGGCCATCGCCGACCGGATGCCCGGCATCGCCAAGGCCGGCGAACCCCGCCGCCTGCGCTCCGGCTGGCTCAACGGCATCAAGGAACTCCAAGTCCGCTACCGCTGA
- a CDS encoding LLM class F420-dependent oxidoreductase has protein sequence MRLGLQLGYWGAAPPADAPALVAAAESAGFDGVFAAESWGSDAFTPLAWWGSATSRVRLGTSVAQLSARSPAACAMHALTLDHLSGGRHVLGLGVSGPQVVEGWYGAPFGKPLARTREYVDVVRQVLAREAPVRNNGPHYPLPATGPGALGLGKALRPITHPLRADLPIWLGAEGPRNVAQTAEIADGWIAVYFSPRAAPLYQQWLADGFARPGARRDRAGFEVAATCQVVVTDDPAAAKEQVKPSLALYIGGMGATRMNFHADLFRRMGYAAAVEEITAHFQAGRRAEAVAAVPDELVDDVAIIGDREQVRAGVRAWRRAGVDVLLVGCRDVAQLHAVADAVLGADDEPLPSK, from the coding sequence GTGCGGCTCGGACTGCAACTCGGATATTGGGGCGCGGCGCCCCCGGCGGACGCCCCGGCACTGGTCGCCGCCGCGGAATCCGCCGGTTTCGACGGGGTTTTCGCCGCCGAGTCCTGGGGTTCCGATGCGTTCACCCCGCTGGCCTGGTGGGGCAGCGCCACCAGCCGGGTGCGGCTGGGCACCTCGGTGGCGCAGTTGTCCGCGCGGTCTCCGGCGGCCTGCGCGATGCACGCGCTCACCCTCGACCACCTCTCCGGCGGTCGCCACGTGCTCGGGCTCGGGGTGTCCGGGCCGCAGGTCGTGGAGGGCTGGTACGGCGCGCCGTTCGGGAAACCCCTGGCGCGCACCAGGGAATACGTCGACGTGGTGCGCCAGGTGCTGGCCCGCGAGGCGCCGGTGCGCAACAACGGCCCGCACTACCCGCTGCCCGCCACCGGCCCGGGCGCGCTCGGGCTCGGCAAGGCGCTGCGGCCGATCACCCACCCGCTGCGCGCCGACCTGCCGATCTGGCTCGGCGCCGAGGGCCCGCGCAACGTGGCGCAGACCGCGGAGATCGCCGACGGCTGGATCGCGGTGTACTTCTCGCCGCGCGCCGCCCCGCTCTACCAGCAGTGGCTCGCCGACGGCTTCGCCCGGCCCGGGGCGCGGCGGGACCGCGCCGGGTTCGAGGTCGCCGCCACCTGCCAGGTCGTGGTCACCGACGATCCGGCCGCGGCGAAGGAGCAGGTCAAGCCGTCGCTGGCGCTCTACATCGGCGGCATGGGCGCGACCCGGATGAACTTCCACGCCGACCTGTTCCGGCGGATGGGCTACGCCGCCGCGGTCGAGGAGATCACCGCGCACTTCCAGGCCGGGCGCCGCGCCGAGGCCGTCGCCGCGGTGCCGGACGAGCTCGTCGACGACGTCGCGATCATCGGCGACCGCGAGCAGGTCCGCGCCGGGGTCCGCGCCTGGCGGCGGGCCGGGGTGGACGTGCTGCTGGTGGGCTGCCGGGACGTCGCGCAGCTGCACGCGGTGGCGGACGCGGTGCTCGGCGCGGACGACGAGCCCTTGCCGTCGAAGTGA